A window of the Cryptosporidium parvum Iowa II chromosome 7, whole genome shotgun sequence genome harbors these coding sequences:
- a CDS encoding cyclin; possible cyclin A has protein sequence MKNTRLKKVQVIRNQKENESSTIESKHKLLSERDETYYSAMKLVEENMWTKWGLLKVDPETQEIQITMFKILNELGLMYQVKFVSIYLMFLMRNFWDQVLLNTDKSFANKSHAYKNNLLMVSCIFISSNYEELDPPSYTRIVQIVYDSGFKMKSGEKIIRKQVHILERLAWELTGFQVELPSANSFLMQIIQNSTLPKSKKFRVSKLSTEIIHNSLNTQAVIKYKQSLIATSSIVLAITMEYEKQPEKKQVHIDEVLKYSGYSNKQVQVVRKILENLVSSRK, from the coding sequence ATGAAGAATACAAGGCTTAAGAAAGTTCAAGTCATAAGAAaccaaaaagaaaatgaatctTCAACTATAGAAAGTAAACACAAACTTTTAAGTGAGAGAGATGAGACCTATTATAGTGCAATGAAGCTCGTGGAAGAGAATATGTGGACCAAATGGGGATTACTCAAAGTAGATCCCGAAACCCAAGAAATACAAATTACTATGTTTAAAATTCTCAATGAACTAGGATTGATGTACCAAGTTAAGTTTGTGAGTATTTATCTAATGTTTTTGATGAGAAACTTTTGGGATCAAGTACTTCTAAATACAGATAAAAGCTTTGCAAACAAAAGTCATGCATATAAAAACAATCTACTTATGGTTTCATGTATATTTATCTCGTCCAATTATGAAGAGCTGGACCCTCCAAGCTACACTAGAATTGTTCAAATAGTATATGATAGTGGATTTAAGATGAAATCTGGAGAAAAGATTATTAGGAAACAAGTACACATTTTAGAAAGGCTTGCATGGGAACTTACAGGGTTTCAAGTAGAACTACCATCTGCTAATTCATTTCTAATGCAAATCATCCAAAACTCTACTTTACCTAAATCAAAGAAATTCAGAGTTTCTAAGCTTTCTACTGAAATTATTCACAACTCTCTCAATACTCAAGCTGTTATTAAGTACAAACAATCACTTATTGCCACGTCATCCATTGTCTTAGCTATTACAATGGAATATGAAAAGCAGCCAGAAAAGAAACAAGTACATATAGACGAAGTACTTAAATACTCGGGATACAGTAATAAACAAGTACAGGTGGTTAGAAAGATTCTGGAGAATCTGGTCTCGTCCAGAAAATAG